The genomic DNA GCCCTGCGTTATGCAAGTGACAAAGGCGTGACCATCGTAGCCGCAAGCGGTAATGACGGGATGGAGGAACTGAACTACCCTGGTTCTTCTAAATATGTAATCGCAGTCGGTTCAACCAGCAAATTTGATATCGTTTCCGATTTCTCGAATTACGGAAAAGGGTTGGATCTTGTAGCGCCTGGTTCGGACATCCCTGCCCTCCTTCCAGACGGGAACGTCACCTACATGAGCGGAACATCCATGGCGACACCGCATGTTGCCGCAGTAGCCGGTCTGCTCCTTTCTCAGAAACCAACGATGAAGGCTTCTGAAGTGCAGGCACTGCTGAATAAGACAGCCGTCGATGTCGCTTTCGACGAACAGGATAACCCGTATACTGGAGAAGAAGACTATTGGGATGAAGAAGTAGATGGTCCATACCCTGTCGAGGTCTTACCGCCTGGATACGATCACGTATCTGGATATGGACGCTTGGATGCGTTCAGTGCCGTCAGTACACTTGACCTGGGGGCAACCATCAATCCGATCCTTAATAACTCAAAAGCCGTTACAGGGAAAGCCAAAAACGGATCTACAGTAGAAGTATGGAACGGGAAAAAGTCACTTGGCAAGGGAACCGTCAAATCCGGCTCCTACAGCGTGGCCATCCCGGTACAAAAAACCGATCAGATCCTGACCGTAGTCATTACAAATGGCATTGCTAAGACTTCTGTAAAACAAGTCGTAGAAAAAGCACCGGATAAACCAAAAGTTAAAAAAGTAACCAATAAAGATACCACCCTGTCAGGTACGGCCCAGGCAAACCTGAAAGTGAATATTAAAAATGCTTCCCGCAAAGTCATCGCAACAGGGAAAGTCGATAAAAACGGTTCATTCAAAGTAAAGATCCCCAAACAAAAAGAAAACGCGGTCCTCTACGTAACCGTACAGGACGGCTACAAAGAAAGCTCTGAAACAAAAGTGACCGTCATCGACGTCATCCCACCGGCTGCTCCAAAAGCAAAAGCAATCAGCGATAAGAGTACTTCCATCACCGGCACAACCGAAGCAAAAGCCCAGGTCGTCGCCAAGGTGAAGGGTAAACAGATCGCGAAAGCCAAAGCGGATGCAAAAGGGAAATTCACCCTTAAGATCAAGAAACAAAAAGCAGGTACCACCGTTGTCGTGACCGCGACCGATGCCGCAGGCAACACGAGCAAAGGCACAAACTTAAAAGTAGCAGACAAAACACCACCTGCTGCACCAAAGGTGAACAGCGTCAACAACAAAAGCACTTCCGTCAAAGGTAAGACTGAAGCCGGTGCCACTGTCACCGTCAAAGTGAAGAACAAAAAACTCGGTGAAGCCAAGGCCAACAAAAAAGGCGAATTCACCGTCAAAATCAAGAAACAAAAAGCAAAGACCGTCCTATCTGTCACAGCCAAAGACAAAGCAGGCAACGTAAGCAAGGCGAAAAACGTGACTGTGAAGAAGAAATAATGAGAAAAACCGCTCCGGGGTCATACCCCGGAGCGGTTTTTTTGCATAAAAAAAGACACCGGACCTTCTTCCTCCAATGTCATGCTGCTTCGTATTTCTTTGGTTTCTCCCGTTTCCGCAAGCGAAGGCCCACATAGAGTGAAATCAAGCCTGCAAATGCTGTTGAAATCAAGGTCAACACCGGATGGTCCTGATAAGGAAGACTGGTATGATAGCCGATTTTATCTTCTGTCAGCCCGCGAATCCACTGGGTCTCGAGCTTGGAATTCTCCCCCGACGGGAAGGTCGACTTTTTCACGACGCCATTTTCATTGATCCGGAACGTCTGGAACTTCTGATCCCCTTCTTCCACCACTCCTGGCGTCAAACGCAGGGCGGCAATGAACCACTCTTCCCCAGTTTCCTTTTCCTTCATTACCTTGTACTGGACAATGCCCTTGAACACCTTCATGTCGCTCTTTTCACCCGTTTCGACTCCTGGCACCTTCACCTTGGCCCGCTCCTCTTCCTGAAGCTCCAGGAGCACCTCAGGACCATCCCGGTACGTCTGCACCTTCACCCCGTGGAATACCTGAACCATTTCCGTATCCTCCGGTGACTGGAACGAGTAGCTCTTTTCAATTCCATTCTGATACACAAGCTCCCTGACAGACTGCACGGTGAAATAAAGGACGATGGTGAGCAGGACGGCTCCTGCGGCGAGTAGTAAGACTGAGATGAGTTTTGATAGATTGATGGGTTTGTTTGGCATTGGGATCACTCAGATCTTCAAAAGAATTTCACAAAACTATTGTGATAGTTGCTTGATTTTGTCCTTAATAAAATTCATATATTTATCATCTTGTTGTAGTTCGAATACAATTAATGCTTTTTCCATAAGCTCTTTAGCTTCCTTTGGTTTGTTTACTAATTCAAGATTGTAACCTTTTTGGTAAAGGATTTCTCCCAACAAGTAAATACTATCTCTTTGTAGACACCACTTAATCGCTTCAGCACAATACTTATTTGATTCATCTAATCTATTTAGTATTGTAAGAGTTCTTGCCAAATTGTAATAGAGCCTGGTTTTAATCGTGTAGTCATTTAAATGAGGCAGTAATTGAACATGACTGCCCACTTCTTCAAATATTGTTAGTGCCATATTTATATCTGCTTCTGAGTAAATTGCTCCAATAGTTAGCAGGATCTCTATTTCTCTTTCCTGCATAATTTTCCCTTTCACATCCGCAATGTGTACCGCTTTATAAAGTGTTTCAATTGCTTCATCTTTCTTATTTTCTACTTCATATAAATAAATCCCTTTATGCCATAGTAGAAGTTGTAAATTTTTTTTGTTTTGTGAAAACAGTGGGTTTACCTCTTCAGCTTTCACTATATCCATCATTTCTTTGAATCTCAGACTTCTTCTCATGATTTGTAATTGTTCGACGACTTCTTGAACGTAATCCAACCGTGGAGTTGTTCCTATATCAAAGAAGTAATTAACATCCACACCTAACTTCTGCGATATTTGATATAGTGTGGAGGCATACGGAAAGACAAGACCTTTTTCAATTTTACTAATCTGAGCTTGTGTACATATCCCTTCAGACAATTCTTCTTGTGACAAACCACTGTTTTTTCTTAATTCTTTAATTTTTTTTCCCACAGCGGAAAA from Rossellomorea marisflavi includes the following:
- a CDS encoding helix-turn-helix domain-containing protein; translation: MDFSAVGKKIKELRKNSGLSQEELSEGICTQAQISKIEKGLVFPYASTLYQISQKLGVDVNYFFDIGTTPRLDYVQEVVEQLQIMRRSLRFKEMMDIVKAEEVNPLFSQNKKNLQLLLWHKGIYLYEVENKKDEAIETLYKAVHIADVKGKIMQEREIEILLTIGAIYSEADINMALTIFEEVGSHVQLLPHLNDYTIKTRLYYNLARTLTILNRLDESNKYCAEAIKWCLQRDSIYLLGEILYQKGYNLELVNKPKEAKELMEKALIVFELQQDDKYMNFIKDKIKQLSQ